A region of the Pseudoroseomonas cervicalis genome:
ATAGCTCATGGCGCGGCCGATCAGCCCGGCCGCGGCCAGGAGAGCTCGGCCTCGGCGTCCGCCTCGGGCAGCACGGTCAGCGGGCGGCCATTCTTCCACTGGTAGACGGCGGGCACCGGATTGGCGCGGCGGCCATTGCGCTCGAAGCGCAGGCGTTCGCCGAGGAACAGGCGCGCCGGGCCCTCGGCGGTGTCGGTGGCCAATAGGGCGGCCATCAGCGCGTCGCGATCGGCGCGGCCGGCGCGCTCCAGCGCATCGGCCACCAGCAGCACATGGCCGTAATTGGACAGCGTGTCCTGGATCAGCCAGGGCTCGCCGGCGCGCTGCAGCAGGTTCTGGTTCAGCGCCGCCTGCTGCTTCGAGGTCCAGTTGCCGGCCACGCCGATGACGCCTTCCAGGTAGTTGGCGCCCATGTTCTTCAGCATCTCCGGCGTGCCCCAGTTCGCCGAGGGCGCGATCACCGGCACCTTGCCCTGGCCCAGGCCGAATTCGGTCAGGGTCTGCAGCAGCAGGCGGGAATCCGAGGTCGCCGTGGTGCCGAGCAGCACCAGATCCGGCCGGCTGCGGCGCATGCGCTGGATCAGCGGCGCGGCATCCGACAGCGGCACGCTGAAATTCTCGTCCATCACCGTGGTCAGGCCGAGCCGCGCGAAGCCGCCCTCGCGCAGCGGCTTCATGTTCGCCTGGTTCACCGCCGTGTCGTCATTGATGCAGGCGATGGTGGCGGGCTTCTTGCCGGCGGCGCGCTCGGCCATGGCCAGCAGCGGCCGCAGCGCCGCGGGGATGATGCTGCTGGAGGGCGGCGAGGTCGCGATGACGTAGTGGAAGCCGCGCTCGGTGATGGTGTCGGCCCAGGAGAGGGTGATCCAGGGCAGCTTGGCGCGCTCGGTCACCTCGGTCGCTGCCAGGGTGAAGGAGGAGGCCCAGGCGCCAAGGCCCGCGACCAGCCCGCGATCAGCGACCAGCCGCTGCGCGGCGGCCGTCACCTGCTCCACATTGGCCCCCGCATCGGCGATGCTGAGCTCCAGCCGCGCGCCGCCCAGCGCCTTGATGCCGCCCTGGCGGTTGATGTCCTCCACCGCCAGCACGGCGCCGAGCCGCTCCAGCTCGCCCTGCCGCGCGAAGGGGCCGGAAAGCGGCGTCAGCAGTGCCAGCCGCACCGTGGATGGTTGCGCATGGGCGCTGGCCTGGATGAAGGCAGGCGCCGCCAGGGCGCCGCCCAACAGGGCGCGCCGGGTGATCCTCGTCATGACCGTCTCCTCCAGGCCGGGCTTGGCGCCGGCTTGTGCGTGCACGGGCGCGTCCGGCGCCCTGTCCCGGATGGGCTGGGCGGCTCCGGGACGGAGCGCGAGGGCGGGGAGAGGGCGCGCCGCCGGCGGCGTAGTCGCCGGGCGGCCCGGCCCTCTCATCCGGCCGGCTGCACGGCCCCGGAAGGACACATTCCGTGTGGTTGAGCGGAGCCTAGGCCCGGGTTTCGAAGGCTGTCAATATGACAATCTGCCCTGGGCGACCATCGGTAGATCTGAAGGATGGCCTTCAAAGCGTTGATATTAAAACATAAATACAAAGGCCCTGTCAGCGACGCCCGGAGGGGCGCGTCGCTTTTCAGTAAGATTGTAGGACGATTTTGGCATCAGCCGGGGAGATTCCGCCTGCGGCTACCCCCGCCAGGCCAAGGCCGGCCATGCCCGAGGTCACGCAACAGGGCCCTTCCGGCGCGGGCATCCGCGCCGCGCTGCCTCACCGCAGGAAAGCGGGGCCCAGGGGCGGCATCGGCCTGCCCCTCCCACGCCGTCGCGGCATGCCGCGCCAAGGCGCGGAAAAAAGGCGGCGGCGGTTTGCGCCGCCGCCGGGTCTCAGGCCGGCTGGAAGTCCAGCGCGACGCCGTTGATGCAGTAGCGCAGCCCGGTGGGCGGCGGCCCGTCGGGGAAGACATGGCCCAGATGGCTGCCGCAGCCGGCGCAGCGCACCTCGGTCCGCACCATGCCGTAGGAGCGGTCCTCATACAGCTCGACCGAGCCCTCCACCGGCTCGGTGAAGCTCGGCCAGCCCGTGCCGCTCTCGAACTTGCCGCCCGATTCGAACAGCGCCTGGCCGCAGCCGACGCAGACGAAACGGCCCTGGCGCTTCTCGCGCAGCAGGCCGCAGCTGCCCGGCCGCTCCGTGCCGTGCTGGCGCATCACCGCATACTGGGCCGGGGAGAGCATCTGCCGCCACTCGGCGTCGCTGCGCATCACCGGATAGGTCTTGTCCATGGGCGGATCCTTCTCGCTGTCCCTGCCAATGTATTGACGCCATCCGCCATTGCGAGGTGCGGCGCCGGCTGGACAGGGTCGCGCCCGGCTCGGTATGAATTTTCCGACAAATCGTCATACCCCAGCCGGAGGCCGGATGCATGCGGCGCCGCTCCCTGCTCCAGGCGCTGCCCGGCGCCCTCTCCGCCCCCTGGATCGCGCCCCGCGCGGCGCAGGCCGCCATGCCGCGCCGGCTGCGCTTCTCCTGGCCCTCCAATGCGGGGCCGCTGCATCCGCAGGGCTATTCGCCCAACCAGCTCTACGCCCAGTCCATGCTGTATGAGCCGCTGCTGCGCTATGTCGAGGGCGGCGGCCTGGCCCCCGCCCTGGCGACCGCCTGGCGCGCCGAGGCGGATGGGCGCGGCTGGGTCTTCACCCTGCGCCCGGGCGTGCGCTTCAGCGATGGCTCGCCCTTCGACGCCGCCGCGGTGGTGGCCAATGTCGAGGCGCTGCTGCGCGACCGCGCCCGCCATGCCTGGCTGGCGCTGGTGGCGCAGATCGAGGGGGCGGAGGCGCTGGATGGCGGCACGGTGCGGCTGCGCCTGCGCGGCCCCTATCACCCGACGCTGATGGAGCTGGCGCTGATCCGCCCGCTGCGCTTCGCCGCCCCTGGCGCGCTGCGGGGGGATGGAAGCATCGCCGC
Encoded here:
- the msrB gene encoding peptide-methionine (R)-S-oxide reductase MsrB; amino-acid sequence: MDKTYPVMRSDAEWRQMLSPAQYAVMRQHGTERPGSCGLLREKRQGRFVCVGCGQALFESGGKFESGTGWPSFTEPVEGSVELYEDRSYGMVRTEVRCAGCGSHLGHVFPDGPPPTGLRYCINGVALDFQPA
- a CDS encoding ABC transporter substrate-binding protein; its protein translation is MTRITRRALLGGALAAPAFIQASAHAQPSTVRLALLTPLSGPFARQGELERLGAVLAVEDINRQGGIKALGGARLELSIADAGANVEQVTAAAQRLVADRGLVAGLGAWASSFTLAATEVTERAKLPWITLSWADTITERGFHYVIATSPPSSSIIPAALRPLLAMAERAAGKKPATIACINDDTAVNQANMKPLREGGFARLGLTTVMDENFSVPLSDAAPLIQRMRRSRPDLVLLGTTATSDSRLLLQTLTEFGLGQGKVPVIAPSANWGTPEMLKNMGANYLEGVIGVAGNWTSKQQAALNQNLLQRAGEPWLIQDTLSNYGHVLLVADALERAGRADRDALMAALLATDTAEGPARLFLGERLRFERNGRRANPVPAVYQWKNGRPLTVLPEADAEAELSWPRPG